The genomic region GGCGATGGCCTCGATGTTCTCCTTCTTGCCGATACCGCGCCCGGCGCTCACGATCACCTCGGCCCTACCCAGATCTACACCTTTGGGAGGGGGGGGCTCATAGCCGAGGAATTCCAGCTTCCCCTCCCCTTCCGCATCGATCCGTTGCAGCGCCGGCACACCTCCCGGCTTGACCGCGGGGAACGCTCCCAACTGCAGGGTGAGCACCACGGGAGAGCCGACCGGCTTCGCCTTGCGCCGCATCTTCTGGCTGCAGCAGGGGAGCTCGAAACCGTCATCGGCGACGGAGACGACCTCCGAGAGCTGCGCCACCTTCAGCCCAGCCGCCACCCGCGGCGCGAGGTCCCATCCGTAGGAGCTGTGCATCAACACCACGTAGTCGGGCCTTTCCCGCTCGACGGCGGCGAGTACGAGCCGCTTGTGAAGATCCGGGTTCTGTTCTCCGTACCTGCCGGCGTCGGCGAGATACACGGTCCCGCCGCATTCAGGAAGCTCTCCCTCTTTCCCCACCAGCAGCATGGTGGTGTCCGCTCCAAGCTGCGCCGCGAACCCAAAGAGCTCATAGCTGTAATCGAGAAACTTTCCGTCCCTGCACTCGGCTATCAGCAACGCTTTCATATCTCCCCCCTAGCGCAAGAGCCCCGTCTTGTCCTTCAGTATCCCGATCAACTTGTCTACCTGATCTGGGACGTCCCCTTCCAGCACGATGCCGCTCCCCTTCTTGGGAGGGGAATAGAACCCCGCCATCACCGTTCGCGGTTCCTCGTGCAACATTTCGGAGACCGGAACGGCCCGGATCTCCTTTTTCTTAGCCTTCATGATGTTGGGAAGGGTCGGGTAGCGAGGCTGGTTCAGGCCCAGCTGGCAGGTGACCAGTGCCGGGGTCTTAAGCCTAACCACTGCTCGCAATCCCCCTTCCAGCTCCCGCTTGACAGTGACCGTGCCTTGCCCGCATTCGAACCCGATCGCGGTTGTGGCGCAGGGGTAATCCAGCAGTTCGGCCAGCATGACTCCCACCTGGGCTGAGCCGCGGTCCTGGGACTGCAACCCGGTGAAGATGAGGTCGTAATTTTCCCCTCTGGCGCAGGCCGCTATCGCCGAAGCGACCTGCCAGGGGTCCTTAAGATGGGAGGAGCTGTCCTGCACATGTATCCCCCGGTCGCACCCCATGGCCAACGCCTTCTTGATCCCCTCCACAACCCGGTCGGGCCCCAACGACAGCACGGTCAATTCAGGCTCTCCGCCCAGTTTTTCCTTCAGTCTGACCGCCTCTTCGATGGCAAATTCGTCATACTCGTTGACGCGGAAAGCCATGTCTATCTCCGAGTACCAGACGCCGGAAGCATCGGGCCGGAACCTGGATTCCATGTCGGGGACCTGCTTGATGCACACCAGGATTTTCATGATTACCTCCTCCAAACCATTTGCTGCCGCTGCGGGACTAAAGCCACAAGGTCCGCGAACGCAACACAGGAGAGGATATAGGACGAAGTACCGCTGTCAAATAGCCTCATGAAAGACTAAGGGATCATCAACCCTGGGGTCCGCAGAAAAAACGCAGGATTTCAAAAGCGCGCTTCGGGGGGATGGCAATGGGAAAGGGTGGTGGGAAGGGGGCCGCAGGCCGGAACCGGCAGCGGCCGTAATCGATGAGATACCTAGCTCGTGTAGTTGAAGTTAGCTTCCTCGCAGTAAAGCTCGTCGGATACAGGGGAGGTATCGCTGCCGTTCAGCCGGCGTTCGAGGTCGGCAAGTAGCTGGGTCAACTGGCGGAAAAGGAGGTTCTTCTCGCCGATATCGTCTGTCCTATCCAAAAGCGCCAGGAACTTCAGATACCTGGCGTACGCTTCATCGAAACTGTCCATGGGTGCACATCCTCCGGGTCGGTATAGGCGCTCTGTCGCGCACCCGGATATGTGTACCTTTAAATTAAAACAAACTCAAGATAATTTTATTAGCGTTATCCAACCCACAAAGTCAGACATTCATGCGCTCAACCCGGTTGCGCCCGGCTTGCTTCGCCCGGTACAACGCCTCGTCGGCCTGGCGGAAAAGGGAGTCGATGTTTTCCACAAGGGGAGAGGGATAGGCCGCCACGCCGGCGCTGATGGTGAGGGTCAGATCTTCCATCGGGTGAGGGAAAGCGAATTCCAGCACCGACTGTCTCAGTCGCTCGGCGACCATCTCCCCACCTTGCAGCGGGGTCCCCGGCAGTATCAGGACAAACTCTTCGCCGCCATAGCGGGCGGCGCTGTCGTAGGCACGCAACATCTGCTGTGCGAGCCCGGCCACGGAAGCAAGAACCACGTCGCCGTTTTGATGGCCGTAGGTGTCGTTCACGTTCTTGAAATAGTCGATGTCGATGATGACCATCGAGAGGTTCTCCCGGTTGCGCCGGGCGCGGAAGAACTCCGACTCGAGAATCTCGGAGAGGTAGCGCCGGTTGAAGAGGTTGGTCAGGTGGTCGATGTTGGTCAGTCTCTTTAACTGCTCGTTTGCCTTTTTCAGCTCGTCCTGCAGCGACTTAATCTTCAGCTGCACCTTGACCCGCGCCACGAGTTCGCCCGCGTCGAAGGGCTTGGTGAGATAGTCGCTCGCCCCCTGTTCGAGCCCCTTGATCTTGGAGTTGAAGTCCATCATGCCGGTCAGCATGATGATGGGAAGCCCCAGCAGCTCAGGCCTCGAGGCGACGAGCTGCAGGAACTTGTAGCCGTCCATGCGCGGCATGTCGACATCGCAGATCACCAGGTCGGGCCTCGACTCGATCAGGGTCTTGAACCCTTCAAGCCCATCCCTGGCCTCCAGGTATTCCTCGAAAAGTCCTACATCCTTGAGCGTCCGCACAACCTGCTCCCGAATGGCAGCAGAGTCATCGATGACGAGCACACAGCTGGACATGAAATCTCCCAAAATGGCTTCAGCTAACTTTGACTGATCAACGACAGGTGCAGCTCCGCATCTTGATGCCGGCTTGCTGCGAGAATCCATCTAGTACACGGACTGGGATTGCGACGAAGTACATATCGTCATGGTCTGCGGAAAGGTTTAATAAAGACATAGATTATCAGCAGGAAGGGAAAAGAAGAAAAAGCCGCTACGAGATTGCCGGCATAGAGCTGCCAGGTGCCAAATCCAATGACGGCCAGGGTGAACATGATGATGAAAAGTGCAGCAGCTTTAGTCATGGCGGGGATACTAACCAATATGCCTCGGACTTGTCCAGTGTTTAATCTGTTGGGGTCGACGCGGCAGTGAAGGCTGCCTCTTTTAAGGAGTATTCCAGTCCCAGCAGAACTTCAGTTCATCCTCGGTGACGAACAACTCGCAGCAGGTTTTCTTGAAGTCGGCCTTGTCGGCTGCACCGTCTACCTCCTCCTGCACCGCTTTCTCGATCTCGGAATCGGAAAGATCGAGCGGCTTCTCGAAGGAGCCCTCTATGAGCCCTTCCCTCCACCCGGCGTCTTTCAAATGCTTCTTGAACAGCCCCACGTGAATCGCGTTGTTGACGCCGTAATCGACCAGCAAAAGCACGTTCCTGCGCATCGCCACCTCCGGTAACCGCTGTTATACCGCCCCCCCTTCGGGCCAGATTTAGATTACCACAAAAGCCTGCGTCGGGTTTCAAACTCCATGAGCCTCCCTGTGACCGGGTCCCTAAAGCGCACCCGCCTTGCGAGCAGTTGCAACGGCCGCTCGAAATCGTCGGGTCTCATGGCTTGAAGCTCCGGGTAAAGGCGGTCGTGCAGGATCGGCATCCCGAGCCCGCTCATGTGGACCCGAAGTTGGTGGGTCTTGCCGGTCTCGGGGGTGAGTTCGAAGCGCGCCAGCCCATCTTTTTGCTCCACCAGCCGGATAAGGGACCGGGCGTTGGGGGCGCCTTCCTCCGTGCGCATGGTGAACCAGGGCTCCCCATGCACCAGCCTGTTTTCCACCAGCCACTCGCCCCGCCCCGGCTCCGCGGGAGCTGCCGACAGCGCCTCGTAGCTCTTTTCGATGCTCCCTTCCCGGAACACTCCGCCGTAGCGGCCGCGAGTCTTGGGGTTGACTGAGAAAAGCACGATCCCGGCCGTTTCCCGGTCGATCCGGTGCAGCGGGACCAAGTCGTGGATTCCGGTCGAGTTTCTCAGCCGGTGCAAAAGGCTTTGGTCCAGGTAGGCGCCTCCCGGCGTCACCGGCAGGAAATGGGGTTTGCACGCCACGAGGAGCTCGTCGTTTTGGAACAGGATCTCCTCTGCGAAAGGGATCACCTTCTCGTCATCGAGCTCCCTGAAGTAGAAGATCCTTTTTTGCGGCGCATAACTGGTCGTGCTGGTGATGGGGGTACCATCCTCACCCAGAACCTTTCCCTGGGCTATGCGCCGCTCCCAGCAACTGCGCCCCACCCGCGGGAAACGCCCGACCAGAAAGTCGAGTACCGACGGGTAGGGCTTTTCCATAAGTGGCATGGTGACCTTGGCGCGATACGGGGAGATCCCCATGCTGCCTCTCCTTTCGTGGCGGTGCCGTGCCGGAATCGCTGCCGGCAGTTAGAAGAACGGGCGCAGCATAGCACGTACGGAAGGAAAAGGGGACAGGCAGCTTTTTTTTTCGATTAAAGTGTCATGTCCTTTTTCGGGCAAAAAAAGGGGCAACCCGTCGATTGCCCCAGTACTGGACGGCCCGGCAGAAAGGACCGATCACAAACCTGAATTGTCAGCATGGCTCACTCCACGGATCCGGAAAATCTCCAGGTAAAACCCCGGGACGGCGCAAGAATGAGCAAATGTTTTATTTTATCGATATCAGCCTAAACCAAATCACACTATCCGGCGTCACGGTGCAGGTTGTAAAATCCCAAAATTCAACGACCTTCTATAGCCTTATTCTATTTGAATACACTAAAAACAATGTTTTGTAAATGCCAGTTTTTCACCGCCAGCGGATGTTCTGCTTCAATTCGCCGCAAGAAGAGTCGGAGCTCACCGCGCCTGGCGGTCGACCTTGGAGTAAAGAAGCGCCGTATACCTTGCAGCAGCGGGCCGAAAGAAATTGACAGTCGGGGCGCCATGCACTAGATTATCTTCAACTTTTTCCCCAAGAGGACTCCAATGGACGACATCAAGGATGGCGAAGAAATAACCCCGATCGGGGATCTTGCCATATCGCTCGGGCTCACCACCAGGACCATCCGGTACTGGGAGGAAGTCGGCATCATCGAAAGCGTGCAAAGAAGCGACGGCGCCACGCGCGGCTTCACCCCCTACTACGTGCGCCGCATCAAGTTCATCATCAAGCTCAAGGAACTGGGCCTCACCATCAAGGAGATGCAGGATCTTTACGTGGCCTACGGCGAGGCGAAGCAGACCGAGCGCATGGTTCCGCGGCTGGTGGAGATACTGGACGAGCACATCGAGAAGATAGACGAGAAGATGGCGAAGCTGGCGTCCCTTAGAAAGGACATCGTCTCTTACCGCCAGAAGATCGCCACCAAGTTCGGCGCCAGCCGCGACGGCGACGGCAACAAAAGTGACGCGTAACGCCCGCTGTTTCCCCGGGGCATCGCCCGGCGGCGATGCCCCTCTCTTTTCCGCCCCCCCCCGCTCCCCCCTCGTTCCATCTAGCACCCGCACCGCCTGCTCCAAGCCTTACCGAGGAACTGCCGTGACATTCATAGCCGACCTGCACATCCATTCCCGCTTTTCCATCGCTACCAGCCGCGACCTCGACTTGGCCTCCCTCTGGCGCTGGGGACAGCTCAAGGGTATCAGCGTCGTCGGCACCGGAGACTGCACCCATCCGGCGTGGCTCGCCGAGCTGGAAAGGGACCTGGTGCAGACGGAGTCGGGTCTGTTCCGGTTGTGCCACGCCCCGGCGCAGCAACTGGTCCCCCCCAGTTGCCGCGCCGAGGTACTGTTCATGCCTACGGCTGAGATCAGCTGCATTTACCGCAAGGGGGGGCGCACCAGGAAGGTGCACTGCCTGGTCCTGCTCCCGGACCTGCAGGCCGCGCACCGGCTGAACCTGCAGCTTTGCCGCATCGGCAACCTGGGCTCGGACGGCAGGCCGATCCTGAAACTCGACGCCAAGGAACTGCTGCAGATGGTGCTTCAAGCGGCTCCCGATGCGCTGCTGATCCCGGCGCACGCCTGGACGCCGCATTTCTCGGTCTTCGGCTCGGGCTCCGGTTTCGACTCGCTTGCCGAATGCTTCGAGGAGCTCACCCCTCACGTGCACGCCATCGAGACCGGACTTTCCTCCGACCCTGCCATGAACTGGCGCATCTCAGCCCTGGACGGCATCACGCTTGTCTCGAACTCGGACGCACACTCGGGGGCGAAGCTCGGGCGGGAGGCGACGGTGTTCCAGACGGAATTCTCCTACCGTGGGATCCAGCGGGGGATAGTTGAGGGAAACGGGGTGGCCTCGACCATCGAGTTTTTCCCCGAGCAGGGGAAATACCACGCCGACGGCCACCGCTGTTGCGGGGTGCGCCTCACCCCCGAAGAGACGATACGAAACGGCTACCGCTGCCCGGCTTGCGGCGCGAAGGTGACGGTCGGGGTGCTGCACAGGCTGGAGCGGCTGGCGGACCGGCCGGAAGGGGCGAGACGCAAAAACGCCCCCCCCTTCCAGTCGCTGATACCGCTTCTGGATCTGATCGGGGGGGCTCTCAAGGTGGGGACGGGGACGAAAAAGGCGCAGGGACTTTACTTCCACATGCTGGAGCGGATCGGCAACGAGTTCCACATCCTCAGGGAGGCGCCGGTCGAGTTGATAGAGGAGGTTTCCGGCGCCGCGCTGGCGCGCGGCATCGGCAAGATGCGACTCGGGGAGGTGGAGATCGATCCCGGCTACGACGGCAAGTTCGGCACCGTCTCCATCTCCCCTTAGGTCTATTTCAAAAGCTCATCCAGCTTCTTCGTGTCGGCGCCGATCACCTGCTCGCCTTTCACGAAGAAGGTCGGAGTCCCCTGGATCCCCACCTTCCTCGCCAGCGCCAGGTGCTCCTGGGCCAGCTTCTTCACCTCTTCGCTCGCCGGCTTCGCGAGAGGGGGGATCTCCTCGCCCATCATCATGGCGTCGTAGGCCTCGGCCTTATTCTCGGCGGAAAGGATGTACTCGATCTTCTTGATGGCCGCCGGGTGTGCCAGCGGCGCGAAGAAGACGTACCTGGTCACGTCGCTTCTCTTGGTGAAGTATTCGGAGGCCTTCCTGCAGTAAGGGCAGTCGGGGTCGGTGAACTCGATCACCTTCTTCTTGCCGTCCCCCACCTTGACCGCCTTGTCGAGCGGCAGGTCCTTGACCGCCTCCGCCGCCTTGGCAGCCATCTGGGAGCTGAGCACCTGCCTGCGCTCCGCCGTCCGGCTCTTCAAGTCCTTCCCCACTATCTCGCCGGTGATGATTAGGTCCTTCTCCGGGTAGTAGTAGAAGATGTTGGGCCCGGAGATGACCTCGTAGACCCCATTTATCTCGCTGGGGGAGATGTTGTCGAAGGGAACCTGGGGGAACGCGCTGCGAAAGGCGTTTTCAGGGGAGACCGGGGCGGCGAAAGACACGCCTGCCAGAAGAAGCAGCACCGCTGTGGAGAAAAATACTGCCAGGAATCTCCTAGTGAACCACATAAAGCGCCTCCATTTAATGAAATAAAAATCGCTTAGCCGAGCCAGCGGCAACTATAGCATATGTTTCAGGAAAGGTGAGAGCGCGAGGAGTTTTTTTCGGCATCGAAAGCGGCTTGCGCGGCGCCAAGGACTCCAGCGTCCGGGCCTAAGGCGCCTTTCACCACGCAGGCGGCCGCACCGGGAAGCGCCAGGGTGCGGGAGCGTATCTCCCGGCGCATCGCCGGGGCCAGGAGCTCGAAACTCTCGGACACCCCACCTCCCAGGATCACCGCCTCCAGGTTCAAAAGGTTTAGCACCCCGGCCGCTGCGATCCCCAGGTAGCGTCCGGCCTCCTCGAAGCGGGCGACAGCCGCGGCATCCCCGCTCGCCGCGCGCCGGGCGACGGCGGCGGCGCTGTCGTTTCCCGAAGAGATGGCGGTGGCGAAGGTGTACTGCTCCAGGCACCCCCGGTTGCCGCAGCCGCAGGGGCGGCCGTCCGGTTCCACCGTCAGGTGCCCCAGCTCGCCGGCCAGCCCGTTGGCCCCGGTCCAAAGCCGCCCGTCCAGAATCAGCCCCGCTCCCACCCCGGTGCCGATGGTGAGCATGAGCCAGGAGCGGTACCTCCTGCCGGCGCCGAAGCGCTGCTCGCCGAGG from Citrifermentans bremense harbors:
- a CDS encoding ROK family protein; protein product: MEGVCIGVDVGGTNLRFALVDKSGAVLCRESEPTEKVVASAPFVARLQGALRRLQGEAVAGGVRVAGVGIGVPGLVSAEGVVLSSVNLPALKGVDLGSELARALGVPVLVLNDANACALGEQRFGAGRRYRSWLMLTIGTGVGAGLILDGRLWTGANGLAGELGHLTVEPDGRPCGCGNRGCLEQYTFATAISSGNDSAAAVARRAASGDAAAVARFEEAGRYLGIAAAGVLNLLNLEAVILGGGVSESFELLAPAMRREIRSRTLALPGAAACVVKGALGPDAGVLGAAQAAFDAEKNSSRSHLS
- a CDS encoding electron transfer flavoprotein subunit beta/FixA family protein, producing MKILVCIKQVPDMESRFRPDASGVWYSEIDMAFRVNEYDEFAIEEAVRLKEKLGGEPELTVLSLGPDRVVEGIKKALAMGCDRGIHVQDSSSHLKDPWQVASAIAACARGENYDLIFTGLQSQDRGSAQVGVMLAELLDYPCATTAIGFECGQGTVTVKRELEGGLRAVVRLKTPALVTCQLGLNQPRYPTLPNIMKAKKKEIRAVPVSEMLHEEPRTVMAGFYSPPKKGSGIVLEGDVPDQVDKLIGILKDKTGLLR
- a CDS encoding electron transfer flavoprotein subunit alpha/FixB family protein, with protein sequence MKALLIAECRDGKFLDYSYELFGFAAQLGADTTMLLVGKEGELPECGGTVYLADAGRYGEQNPDLHKRLVLAAVERERPDYVVLMHSSYGWDLAPRVAAGLKVAQLSEVVSVADDGFELPCCSQKMRRKAKPVGSPVVLTLQLGAFPAVKPGGVPALQRIDAEGEGKLEFLGYEPPPPKGVDLGRAEVIVSAGRGIGKKENIEAIAALARALGGEVGASRPVVDSGWIEAGHQVGTTGQTVSPKLYVACGISGAIQHLAGMKKSGFIVAVNKDKEAPIGEVADVLVVADVMQFVPALTAKLAK
- a CDS encoding DsbC family protein — protein: MWFTRRFLAVFFSTAVLLLLAGVSFAAPVSPENAFRSAFPQVPFDNISPSEINGVYEVISGPNIFYYYPEKDLIITGEIVGKDLKSRTAERRQVLSSQMAAKAAEAVKDLPLDKAVKVGDGKKKVIEFTDPDCPYCRKASEYFTKRSDVTRYVFFAPLAHPAAIKKIEYILSAENKAEAYDAMMMGEEIPPLAKPASEEVKKLAQEHLALARKVGIQGTPTFFVKGEQVIGADTKKLDELLK
- a CDS encoding endonuclease Q family protein; the protein is MTFIADLHIHSRFSIATSRDLDLASLWRWGQLKGISVVGTGDCTHPAWLAELERDLVQTESGLFRLCHAPAQQLVPPSCRAEVLFMPTAEISCIYRKGGRTRKVHCLVLLPDLQAAHRLNLQLCRIGNLGSDGRPILKLDAKELLQMVLQAAPDALLIPAHAWTPHFSVFGSGSGFDSLAECFEELTPHVHAIETGLSSDPAMNWRISALDGITLVSNSDAHSGAKLGREATVFQTEFSYRGIQRGIVEGNGVASTIEFFPEQGKYHADGHRCCGVRLTPEETIRNGYRCPACGAKVTVGVLHRLERLADRPEGARRKNAPPFQSLIPLLDLIGGALKVGTGTKKAQGLYFHMLERIGNEFHILREAPVELIEEVSGAALARGIGKMRLGEVEIDPGYDGKFGTVSISP
- a CDS encoding pseudouridine synthase, with translation MGISPYRAKVTMPLMEKPYPSVLDFLVGRFPRVGRSCWERRIAQGKVLGEDGTPITSTTSYAPQKRIFYFRELDDEKVIPFAEEILFQNDELLVACKPHFLPVTPGGAYLDQSLLHRLRNSTGIHDLVPLHRIDRETAGIVLFSVNPKTRGRYGGVFREGSIEKSYEALSAAPAEPGRGEWLVENRLVHGEPWFTMRTEEGAPNARSLIRLVEQKDGLARFELTPETGKTHQLRVHMSGLGMPILHDRLYPELQAMRPDDFERPLQLLARRVRFRDPVTGRLMEFETRRRLLW
- a CDS encoding diguanylate cyclase; the encoded protein is MSSCVLVIDDSAAIREQVVRTLKDVGLFEEYLEARDGLEGFKTLIESRPDLVICDVDMPRMDGYKFLQLVASRPELLGLPIIMLTGMMDFNSKIKGLEQGASDYLTKPFDAGELVARVKVQLKIKSLQDELKKANEQLKRLTNIDHLTNLFNRRYLSEILESEFFRARRNRENLSMVIIDIDYFKNVNDTYGHQNGDVVLASVAGLAQQMLRAYDSAARYGGEEFVLILPGTPLQGGEMVAERLRQSVLEFAFPHPMEDLTLTISAGVAAYPSPLVENIDSLFRQADEALYRAKQAGRNRVERMNV
- a CDS encoding MerR family transcriptional regulator; translated protein: MDDIKDGEEITPIGDLAISLGLTTRTIRYWEEVGIIESVQRSDGATRGFTPYYVRRIKFIIKLKELGLTIKEMQDLYVAYGEAKQTERMVPRLVEILDEHIEKIDEKMAKLASLRKDIVSYRQKIATKFGASRDGDGNKSDA